From Phycisphaeraceae bacterium, the proteins below share one genomic window:
- a CDS encoding Trm112 family protein codes for MPQAPIDPELLQMLVCPLTRSPLRLEGEELVGSVGGLRYPIREGIPILLIDEAKLPAGIASLDEFRRKYADQIPT; via the coding sequence ATGCCCCAGGCCCCCATCGATCCCGAACTGCTCCAGATGCTCGTCTGTCCCCTCACGCGCTCGCCGCTGCGGCTGGAGGGTGAGGAACTCGTCGGCAGCGTCGGCGGGCTGCGCTATCCGATCCGTGAAGGCATTCCGATCCTGTTGATAGACGAGGCAAAGCTGCCCGCAGGCATCGCCAGTCTGGACGAGTTTCGACGAAAGTACGCGGATCAGATTCCGACGTGA